In a single window of the Magnolia sinica isolate HGM2019 chromosome 7, MsV1, whole genome shotgun sequence genome:
- the LOC131252090 gene encoding splicing factor U2af large subunit B-like, translated as MSAIGGNSAGPGNAVVNVYIKHEKKFAFVDMRNVEEVSNAMALDGITFDTIHVLNKNEHALDMAAALHHQLGDSDEPNDGNASVK; from the exons ATGTCTGCTATTGGAGGAAACAGTGCTGGTCCTG GCAATGCTGTGGTTAATGTGTACATCAAGCACGAGAAGAAGTTTGCTTTTGTGGATATGAGAAATGTTGAAGAAGTGAGCAATGCAATGGCATTAGATGGGATAACGTTTGAT ACGATCCATGTCCTGAACAAAAATGAGCATGCTCTTGATATGGCTGCAGCACTTCATCACCAATTAGGAGATAGTGACGAGCCAAACGATGGCAATGCCTCAGTGAAGTAG